One Triticum dicoccoides isolate Atlit2015 ecotype Zavitan chromosome 4B, WEW_v2.0, whole genome shotgun sequence genomic window carries:
- the LOC119295008 gene encoding pentatricopeptide repeat-containing protein At4g31850, chloroplastic-like, with amino-acid sequence MELCCSGVVSGGGGGVAGAGTPRAQKSRTSPGFLTAPPRTRPSSRAGCRQLAAPPCGERVGRPGDAGNVVHMLRSAAAADPAEALELFRSVARQPRVAHTTESCNYMLELMRAHGRVGDVAQVFDLMQRQIVKANVGTFCTVFGAVGVEGGLRSAPVALPVMKEAGIALNAYTYNGLIYFLVKSGFDREAMEVYKAMAADGVVPTVRTYSVLMLAFGKRRDAETVVGLLGEMEARGVRPNVYSYTICIRVLGQAGRLEEAYRILRKMEEEGCKPDVVTNTVLIQILCDAGRLADAKDVFWKMKASDQKPDRVTYITLLDKCGDNSDSRSVSEIWNALKADGYNDNVVAYTAAVDALCQVGRVDEASGVFDEMKQKGIVPQQYSYNSLISGFLKADRFNRALELFNHMNIHGPTPNGYTHVLFINYYGKSGESLKALKRYELMKSKGIVPDVVAGNAVLYGLAKSGRLGMAKRVFHELKAMGISPDNITYTMMIKCCSKASNADEAMKIFSEMIENRCAPDVLAMNSLIDMLYKAGRGNEAWKIFYELKEMNLEPTDCTYNTLLAGLGREGKVKEVMQLLEGMNSNSFPPNIITYNTVLDCLCKNGEVNYALGMLYSMTMNGCMPDLSSYNTVMHGLVKEDRLDEAFWMFCQMKKVLAPDYATVCTILPSFVRSGLMKEALHTVKEYILQPDSKVDRPSVHSLMEGILKRDGTEKSIEFAENIASSGILMDDLFLCPIIRHLCKNKEALAAHELAKKFENFGVLLKIGSYNALICGLVDEDLIDIAEELFSEMKRLGCDPDEFTYHLILDAMGKSMRIEDMLKVQEEMHNKGYKSTYVTYNTIISGLVKSKMLDEAINLYYQLMSEGFSPTPCTYGPLLDGLLKDGNVEDAEVLFDEMVECGCEPNCAIYNILLNGYRLAGDTEKVCELFENMVEQGINPDIKSYTVVIDTLCTDGRLNDGLSYFKQLTDMGLEPDLITYNLLIHGLGKSGRLEEALALYDDMEKKGIAPNLYTYNSLILYLGKAGKAAEAGKMYEELLAKGWKPNVFTYNALIRGYSVSGSPENAFAAYGRMIVGGCRPNSSTYMQLPNQML; translated from the coding sequence ATGGAGCTCTGCTGCTCGGGCGTcgtaagcggcggcggcggcggcgtggccggTGCAGGGACACCTCGGGCCCAGAAGTCCAGGACTTCTCCCGGGTTCCTGACCGCCCCGCCCAGGACGCGGCCGAGCAGCCGCGCCGGCTGCCGCCAGCTCGCGGCGCCGCCCTGCGGCGAACGCGTGGGCCGGCCCGGCGACGCGGGGAACGTCGTCCACATGCTCAggtcagccgccgccgccgacccggcgGAGGCCCTCGAGCTGTTCAGGTCCGTGGCGCGGCAGCCCAGGGTCGCCCACACCACGGAGTCGTGCAACTACATGCTCGAGCTGATGCGCGCGCACGGCCGGGTCGGGGACGTGGCCCAGGTGTTCGACCTAATGCAGAGGCAGATCGTCAAGGCCAATGTGGGCACCTTCTGCACCGTCTTCGGGGCGGTCGGCGTCGAAGGGGGCCTCCGGAGCGCGCCGGTGGCCCTGCCGGTGATGAAGGAGGCCGGGATTGCCTTGAACGCCTACACCTACAATGGCCTCATCTATTTCCTCGTCAAGTCTGGCTTCGACAGGGAGGCCATGGAGGTGTACAAGGCCATGGCGGCGGATGGTGTCGTGCCGACTGTCAGGACCTACTCCGTGCTGATGCTGGCGTTCGGGAAGAGGAGGGACGCTGAGACTGTTGTTGGGCTGTTGGGTGAGATGGAGGCTCGTGGAGTGAGGCCAAATGTGTACAGCTACACCATCTGCATCCGGGTTCTTGGACAAGCTGGGAGATTAGAGGAGGCGTACAGAATTCTTCGCAAAATGGAGGAAGAGGGGTGCAAGCCCGATGTCGTCACCAATACTGTCCTTATACAGATTCTCTGTGATGCCGGTCGACTTGCTGATGCCAAGGATGTATTTTGGAAGATGAAAGCGAGTGATCAAAAGCCTGATAGAGTGACCTACATTACTCTCCTAGACAAGTGCGGCGACAATAGTGACTCGCGGTCAGTAAGTGAAATATGGAATGCATTGAAAGCTGACGGGTATAACGACAATGTCGTTGCTTATACTGCAGCTGTCGATGCATTGTGCCAAGTTGGGAGGGTCGATGAAGCCTCAGGTGTTTTCGATGAGATGAAACAAAAGGGTATAGTACCTCAGCAGTATTCATACAACTCCTTGATATCTGGATTTCTTAAAGCTGATAGGTTTAACCGTGCTCTAGAGCTGTTCAACCATATGAATATTCATGGTCCTACTCCAAATGGATACACACATGTTCTGTTCATAAATTACTATGGAAAATCTGGCGAATCTCTGAAAGCACTTAAAAGGTATGAGCTTATGAAGAGCAAAGGGATtgttcccgatgttgttgctggtaaTGCTGTTTTGTATGGTCTTGCTAAATCTGGGCGGCTGGGAATGGCAAAAAGGGTCTTCCATGAATTGAAAGCTATGGGGATTTCTCCAGATAATATCACCTACACTATGATGATCAAGTGTTGCAGCAAGGCATCCAATGCTGATGAGGCCATGAAAATCTTCTCTGAAATGATCGAAAACAGATGTGCTCCTGATGTTCTTGCAATGAATTCTTTGATTGATATGCTCTACAAGGCAGGCAGGGGAAATGAAGCCTGGAAAATCTTCTATGAACTGAAAGAAATGAACCTTGAACCCACTGACTGTACTTACAACACACTTTTGGCAGGATTAGGAAGAGAAGGTAAAGTCAAGGAGGTGATGCAACTGCTTGAAGGAATGAACTCTAATAGCTTTCCACCTAATATAATAACGTACAATACTGTTCTGGATTGTCTCTGCAAAAATGGGGAGGTGAACTATGCACTGGGCATGCTTTACAGTATGACGATGAACGGTTGCATGCCTGACCTTTCATCTTACAACACTGTGATGCATGGTCTTGTTAAAGAGGACAGATTGGATGAGGCATTCTGGATGTTTTGTCAGATGAAAAAGGTTCTTGCTCCAGATTACGCAACAGTGTGTACTATCCTCCCTAGTTTTGTGAGGAGTGGATTAATGAAGGAAGCTCTGCATACTGTTAAAGAATATATTCTTCAACCTGATTCTAAAGTGGATAGACCTTCGGTCCACTCACTGATGGAAGGGATACTGAAGAGGGATGGTACAGAGAAGTCAATTGAGTTTGCCGAAAACATAGCATCAAGTGGCATTCTTATGGATGATTTGTTTTTGTGCCCAATAATTAGGCACCTTTGCAAGAATAAGGAGGCTCTGGCAGCACATGAACTTGCCAAGAAGTTTGAGAATTTTGGTGTTTTGCTAAAAATTGGGTCATATAATGCTCTTATTTGCGGCCTTGTGGATGAAGACCTGATTGATATCGCTGAAGAGTTGTTCTCTGAGATGAAGAGACTCGGATGTGACCCTGATGAGTTTACTTACCATTTGATTCTCGATGCCATGGGGAAGTCGATGCGGATCGAGGATATGCTGAAAGTCCAAGAAGAGATGCATAACAAGGGATACAAATCAACTTATGTTACCTATAACACAATCATTTCGGGTCTTGTAAAATCAAAAATGTTGGACGAGGCTATAAACTTATACTACCAGCTGATGAGCGAAGGCTTCTCTCCCACCCCATGCACATATGGTCCTCTTCTTGATGGGCTGTTGAAAGATGGAAATGTAGAAGATGCAGAAGTtctttttgatgagatggtggagtGTGGATgcgaacccaactgcgccatctacAACATTCTGCTCAATGGATATCGATTAGCAGGTGACACAGAGAAAGTTTGTGAGCTCTTTGAGAATATGGTGGAGCAGGGGATAAACCCAGATATAAAATCATATACAGTTGTCATCGACACCCTCTGCACAGACGGGCGGTTGAATGATGGCCTGTCTTACTTCAAACAGCTGACAGATATGGGACTTGAGCCTGACCTCATCACCTATAACTTGCTCATACACGGTCTAGGTAAATCTGGAAGACTAGAGGAAGCACTCGCCCTCTACGATGACATGGAGAAGAAAGGAATCGCCCCGAACCTGTACACGTACAACTCACTGATCCTCTACCTGGGCAAAGCGGGGAAGGCCGCGGAAGCCGGCAAAATGTACGAAGAACTGCTGGCGAAAGGCTGGAAGCCCAATGTTTTCACATACAACGCCCTTATCCGGGGGTACAGTGTTTCTGGCAGCCCTGAAAACGCCTTTGCGGCCTACGGTCGGATGATTGTTGGAGGGTGCCGGCCTAATTCGAGCACCTACATGCAACTTCCAAATCAAATGTTGTAA